One Qiania dongpingensis genomic window carries:
- a CDS encoding alpha/beta-type small acid-soluble spore protein yields MSKSTGSSNQVNVPEAKEAMDRFKMEVANELGVPLKNGYNGDLTSYQNGSVGGYMVKKMIEEQERQMAGK; encoded by the coding sequence ATGTCTAAGAGCACAGGAAGCAGCAATCAGGTAAACGTACCTGAAGCAAAAGAAGCAATGGATCGCTTCAAAATGGAAGTAGCAAACGAACTGGGTGTACCGTTAAAGAATGGTTACAACGGTGACCTTACTTCTTACCAGAATGGTTCCGTAGGCGGATATATGGTTAAGAAGATGATCGAAGAGCAGGAAAGACAGATGGCTGGCAAATAA
- the coaD gene encoding pantetheine-phosphate adenylyltransferase yields MRIAVYPGSFDPVTLGHLDIIERSSKMVDELVVGVLNNSSKNPLFSVEERVTMLKEVTVHLQNVRVEAFDGLLVDFARQCGSKMVVRGLRAITDFEYELQMSQTNRIICPEMDTIFLTTDLKYAYLSSSIVREMARYGGNISAFVPALIVERVLKKFE; encoded by the coding sequence ATGAGGATTGCCGTATATCCGGGGAGCTTTGATCCGGTCACACTTGGGCATCTGGACATCATCGAGCGTTCATCCAAAATGGTAGACGAGCTGGTGGTGGGAGTCCTGAACAACAGTTCAAAAAATCCGTTGTTTTCTGTAGAGGAACGTGTTACTATGTTAAAGGAAGTGACGGTACATCTGCAGAATGTGAGGGTCGAGGCTTTCGATGGTCTCCTCGTGGATTTTGCCAGACAATGCGGCTCAAAGATGGTAGTCAGAGGTTTGCGCGCCATCACGGATTTTGAATATGAATTGCAGATGTCACAGACGAACAGGATCATCTGTCCGGAAATGGATACGATTTTCTTGACGACAGATTTGAAATATGCTTATTTAAGCTCCAGTATCGTCCGTGAAATGGCTCGTTACGGCGGAAATATTTCCGCTTTCGTGCCTGCGTTGATTGTGGAACGGGTGCTGAAGAAATTTGAGTGA
- a CDS encoding carbon-nitrogen hydrolase family protein — protein sequence MKLSCKVSMIQMRVRKTKEDSLLTAGEKIKTAAKDGADFVILPEMFTCPYETENFPIYAEDENGESVRRLSSAAAENHVYLVGGSLPERDDTGKVYNTSFVFDREGRVIAKHRKAHLFDIDIKGGQFFKESDTLTPGDKATVFSTEFGMIGLCICYDIRFPELFRRMVEDGANMVFCPAAFNRTTGPRHWELLFRSRAVDNQIFVAGVSPAADESASYIAYGHSILVSPWGEILYEAEEDETVLTKTIDLTEVERAREQLPLLKHRRKEIY from the coding sequence ATGAAATTATCCTGTAAGGTTTCAATGATTCAGATGAGGGTGAGGAAAACGAAAGAAGACAGTCTGCTCACTGCGGGAGAAAAGATCAAAACCGCCGCAAAAGACGGAGCGGATTTTGTCATACTGCCAGAGATGTTCACTTGTCCTTATGAAACAGAGAATTTTCCTATATATGCCGAGGATGAGAACGGAGAAAGCGTAAGAAGACTTTCTTCTGCCGCCGCGGAAAATCATGTGTATTTGGTCGGAGGCAGCCTTCCGGAGCGGGATGACACTGGGAAGGTATATAACACTTCTTTCGTCTTTGATCGTGAGGGCCGTGTCATCGCAAAGCACCGGAAAGCCCATTTATTTGATATTGATATCAAAGGCGGTCAGTTTTTTAAAGAGTCCGATACGCTCACGCCTGGAGATAAGGCGACGGTTTTTTCCACAGAATTTGGTATGATAGGCCTTTGTATCTGTTATGATATCCGTTTTCCGGAGCTATTCCGCAGAATGGTGGAGGACGGGGCAAATATGGTGTTCTGCCCGGCGGCCTTTAATCGGACGACCGGACCAAGACATTGGGAGCTTTTGTTCCGGAGCCGGGCAGTGGACAACCAGATTTTTGTGGCAGGTGTTTCTCCGGCCGCAGACGAAAGTGCCTCCTATATCGCATACGGACATTCCATCCTGGTATCGCCATGGGGTGAAATTCTATACGAAGCGGAAGAAGACGAGACCGTTTTGACGAAAACAATAGATCTGACGGAAGTAGAACGCGCAAGAGAGCAGCTTCCGCTGCTTAAGCACAGAAGAAAAGAAATTTATTGA
- a CDS encoding lactate utilization protein, translated as MDKTPKELFQEKRGITVVKNLENRHFEAYYCPTEEEALQKVLELIPEESSVSWGGSMTIRDMGLTDALNRGNYRTIDRDKAENEEEKKKAYRDAMSAEYYLTSANGISEDGQLVNVDGTGNRVAAIVYGPEYVIVVAGMNKVAKTADDALVRARTIAAPTNQQRFQRKTPCTVTGACGDCISPDCICNQVLITRNCSPAGRIKVVLVGEELGY; from the coding sequence ATGGATAAAACACCTAAAGAACTATTTCAGGAAAAGCGCGGCATTACCGTAGTGAAGAATCTGGAAAACCGTCATTTCGAGGCATATTACTGTCCCACAGAAGAAGAAGCCCTTCAAAAGGTATTGGAGTTAATACCGGAAGAGTCGTCTGTATCATGGGGAGGCTCCATGACCATCCGGGATATGGGACTTACGGATGCGCTGAACCGGGGGAATTACCGGACGATCGACCGGGATAAGGCAGAGAATGAAGAAGAAAAGAAGAAAGCATACAGGGACGCCATGTCTGCGGAATACTATCTGACCAGCGCCAATGGAATCAGTGAAGACGGACAGCTGGTAAATGTGGACGGTACGGGAAACCGCGTCGCAGCGATCGTATATGGACCGGAATATGTCATAGTGGTCGCCGGCATGAATAAAGTGGCGAAGACAGCGGATGATGCGCTGGTTCGGGCGAGGACCATAGCCGCTCCCACAAATCAGCAGCGTTTTCAGAGAAAAACGCCGTGTACGGTTACCGGCGCATGCGGGGACTGCATATCACCCGACTGTATCTGCAATCAGGTCCTGATCACCAGAAACTGCAGTCCTGCCGGGAGGATCAAGGTAGTGCTGGTCGGAGAAGAGCTGGGGTATTGA
- a CDS encoding NAD(P)H-dependent glycerol-3-phosphate dehydrogenase, translating into MANISIIGSGTWGMALSLLLYKKGHTVKVWSAIKEEVDMLREKREHKNLPGVPIPEDMEITGDLEACIKGADLMVLSVPSVFTRATAKRMAPFVENGQIIVNVAKGIEEESLMTLSEQIEEEIPCANVAVLSGPSHAEEVGRGIPTTCVVGARDKKTAEYIQNIFMCSVFRVYTSPDIMGIELGGSLKNVIALAAGVADGLGYGDNTKAALITRGMAEITRLALKMGARMETMYGLSGVGDLIVTCASMHSRNRRAGILIGQGKTMDEAMKEVQMVVEGVYSAKAASKLADKYGVQMPITKEINKVLFEGKKASDAVEDLMLRDKGIEHPNIPWEQ; encoded by the coding sequence ATGGCGAATATCAGCATAATCGGTTCCGGCACATGGGGAATGGCTTTATCCCTTCTGCTGTACAAGAAGGGGCATACGGTAAAGGTATGGTCAGCGATAAAAGAAGAGGTGGATATGCTCCGGGAAAAACGGGAGCACAAGAATCTTCCGGGCGTACCGATACCGGAAGATATGGAAATCACCGGGGATTTGGAGGCCTGCATAAAAGGAGCGGACCTTATGGTCCTCTCTGTGCCCTCTGTATTTACCCGTGCCACAGCGAAAAGGATGGCTCCCTTTGTGGAAAATGGGCAGATCATCGTTAATGTGGCGAAAGGGATTGAAGAGGAGTCCCTGATGACACTCTCAGAGCAGATCGAGGAAGAAATTCCCTGTGCGAATGTAGCGGTCCTTTCCGGCCCCAGCCATGCGGAAGAGGTGGGAAGAGGGATCCCGACCACCTGTGTCGTGGGAGCAAGGGATAAGAAGACAGCGGAATATATCCAGAACATTTTTATGTGCAGCGTTTTCCGGGTTTATACAAGTCCTGATATCATGGGAATCGAGCTGGGCGGTTCTTTAAAAAACGTCATAGCCCTTGCGGCCGGCGTCGCGGACGGCCTCGGATACGGCGACAATACAAAGGCGGCTCTGATCACCAGAGGGATGGCGGAGATTACCAGGCTGGCCCTTAAAATGGGAGCCAGGATGGAGACCATGTACGGTCTGAGCGGAGTCGGCGATCTGATCGTGACCTGTGCCAGCATGCACAGCCGGAACAGGCGGGCCGGCATCCTCATCGGACAGGGAAAGACCATGGATGAGGCGATGAAAGAAGTACAGATGGTCGTCGAAGGCGTCTATTCTGCGAAAGCCGCGTCCAAGCTGGCGGATAAATACGGGGTGCAGATGCCCATTACGAAGGAGATCAACAAAGTGCTCTTTGAAGGAAAGAAAGCCTCCGACGCAGTGGAAGATCTGATGCTCCGGGATAAAGGAATCGAACATCCCAATATTCCCTGGGAGCAATAA
- a CDS encoding FprA family A-type flavoprotein: MYCVKNITEDLYWIGGSDRRLALFENIYPIPNGVSYNAYVLMDEKTVLLDTVDSSISELFFENLAHVLGERNLDYLVIDHMEPDHCAAISGVVFRYPDVKLVCNTKTAAMLKQFYSFDVDSRILLVKEMDTLNTGKHTLTFVMAPMVHWPETMVTFDSVTGALFSADAFGTFGALSGNLYADEMNFEKDWLDDARRYLTNIVGKYGPQVQALLKKASALDIRMICPLHGPVWRENLGWFIDKYKAWSSYTPEDSAVMIAYGSIYGNTENAVNVLASRLADAGVKNIAMYDVSVTDSSYILSEAFRCSHLVFASSTYNGGIFTPMETLLLELKAHNLQNRTVAVIENGTWAPAAGRQMKEIISSMKNMTILSEELTIRSALKEEQLPQMEALVKAIAGSM, encoded by the coding sequence ATGTACTGTGTGAAGAATATTACGGAAGATTTATACTGGATTGGCGGAAGTGACCGCAGGCTGGCGCTGTTTGAAAATATTTATCCCATACCGAATGGAGTTTCCTATAATGCGTATGTTTTAATGGACGAAAAGACTGTATTGCTGGATACGGTGGATTCTTCCATAAGTGAATTGTTTTTTGAAAACCTCGCCCACGTATTGGGAGAAAGGAATCTGGATTATCTGGTGATCGACCATATGGAGCCTGACCACTGCGCGGCCATTTCCGGCGTGGTGTTTCGTTATCCGGATGTGAAACTGGTATGCAATACAAAAACAGCCGCCATGCTGAAACAGTTCTATTCTTTTGATGTGGACTCCAGGATTCTCTTGGTAAAAGAAATGGATACCTTGAATACCGGAAAGCATACTTTGACGTTTGTCATGGCACCTATGGTTCACTGGCCGGAGACGATGGTGACTTTTGATTCCGTCACCGGAGCTCTGTTTTCCGCAGATGCTTTCGGCACCTTCGGCGCGTTGAGCGGAAATCTTTATGCGGATGAAATGAATTTTGAGAAGGACTGGCTGGATGACGCCAGAAGATATCTGACGAATATCGTAGGAAAGTACGGCCCGCAGGTACAGGCGCTGCTGAAAAAAGCCTCCGCGTTGGACATCCGGATGATCTGCCCCCTCCATGGACCCGTATGGAGAGAGAACCTCGGCTGGTTCATAGACAAATATAAAGCGTGGAGCAGTTACACGCCGGAGGATTCGGCGGTGATGATCGCCTATGGCTCCATTTATGGAAATACGGAAAATGCAGTGAACGTCCTCGCTTCCCGTCTCGCAGATGCCGGAGTGAAGAATATCGCCATGTATGACGTATCGGTGACGGATTCTTCTTATATACTCTCTGAGGCTTTCCGGTGCAGTCATCTGGTATTTGCGTCTTCCACTTACAACGGAGGGATTTTTACTCCCATGGAGACACTTCTTTTGGAGCTTAAGGCACATAATCTGCAGAACCGCACAGTGGCGGTGATAGAGAACGGGACCTGGGCTCCGGCGGCAGGCCGTCAGATGAAGGAAATCATATCTTCCATGAAGAACATGACGATTCTTTCCGAGGAGCTGACGATCAGATCCGCGCTCAAAGAAGAACAGCTTCCGCAGATGGAAGCGCTTGTCAAGGCAATCGCAGGATCCATGTAA
- a CDS encoding MATE family efflux transporter — MTEEKVKMTQPQENKMGVMPINKLLISMSLPIMISMLVQAMYNIVDSVFVGRLSEAALTAVSMAFPIQSLMIAFGTGTAVGINAYLSRNLGERNFAQADAAAINGIFLAFLSYIAFAVFGLFGSRFFFASQIQDEVIVRYGTDYLTICTMVSIGLFMQMTLERILQSTGKTIYTMITQGTGAIINIIFDPIMIFGLFGFPRMEVAGAAAATVLGQCVAAVMALIFNLKKNDELHFRFRKFRPSGYIIRQIYKVGIPSIIMQAVVSLMTLLMNGILLMFSSTAVSVFGVYFKLQSFVFMPVFGLNNGMIPIVAYNFGARKKKRIIDTIRLSVVIAVGIMAVGFAVFQIFPEALIRMFNSSPDMISMGVPALRRISLCFIFAGAAIVISSVFQALGNGFYSLLISLIRQIFVIVPVAYLFAVTIGLDAVWFAFPIAEIVSAALCVVLLIRTYRKQLKNIPDSVPESV, encoded by the coding sequence ATGACAGAAGAAAAAGTCAAAATGACACAGCCTCAGGAAAATAAAATGGGGGTTATGCCGATCAATAAGCTGCTGATCAGCATGTCTCTTCCCATCATGATTTCCATGCTGGTACAAGCAATGTATAATATCGTAGACAGTGTATTCGTAGGACGGCTGTCGGAAGCCGCCCTTACAGCCGTATCCATGGCATTTCCCATTCAAAGTCTCATGATCGCCTTCGGCACCGGTACTGCAGTCGGCATCAATGCGTATCTTTCCAGGAATCTGGGAGAAAGGAATTTCGCTCAGGCGGATGCCGCCGCTATCAACGGAATTTTCCTGGCATTTTTAAGCTATATCGCCTTTGCCGTTTTCGGCCTGTTCGGAAGCCGGTTCTTTTTTGCCAGCCAGATACAGGATGAAGTGATCGTCCGGTACGGAACGGATTATCTGACCATCTGTACGATGGTGTCCATCGGCCTTTTCATGCAGATGACGCTGGAACGTATCCTGCAGTCCACCGGAAAAACAATCTATACTATGATCACCCAGGGGACAGGCGCCATCATAAATATCATCTTTGATCCGATCATGATCTTCGGTCTGTTCGGTTTTCCCCGCATGGAAGTGGCGGGAGCCGCAGCGGCTACGGTCCTTGGCCAGTGTGTCGCCGCCGTAATGGCTCTCATTTTCAATTTAAAGAAAAATGACGAGCTGCACTTCCGGTTCCGCAAATTCCGTCCAAGCGGCTACATCATCCGGCAGATCTACAAGGTCGGGATTCCCTCTATTATCATGCAGGCAGTCGTCTCCCTGATGACTCTCTTAATGAATGGGATTCTCCTGATGTTCTCTTCCACTGCCGTATCGGTTTTCGGAGTATATTTTAAGCTTCAGAGCTTTGTTTTCATGCCGGTCTTCGGCCTGAATAACGGCATGATTCCCATTGTCGCCTATAATTTTGGAGCGAGAAAGAAAAAACGGATCATAGATACCATCAGACTGAGTGTCGTTATCGCGGTCGGCATCATGGCAGTGGGCTTTGCCGTGTTCCAGATCTTTCCGGAAGCCCTCATCCGGATGTTCAACAGCTCCCCTGATATGATTTCCATGGGGGTTCCCGCCCTGCGCCGAATCAGCCTCTGCTTTATATTCGCAGGCGCCGCCATCGTTATCTCCTCTGTGTTTCAGGCTCTGGGAAATGGGTTTTACAGTCTGCTCATTTCCCTGATACGGCAGATCTTCGTCATCGTACCCGTCGCTTATTTGTTCGCGGTCACCATTGGCCTGGACGCCGTTTGGTTTGCCTTTCCAATCGCGGAGATCGTTTCAGCCGCCCTGTGCGTCGTTCTCCTGATCAGAACTTACAGAAAGCAGTTAAAAAACATACCGGATTCCGTGCCGGAAAGCGTCTGA
- a CDS encoding HAD family hydrolase, whose product MARIILFDLDGTLADPKEGITRCVQYGMEALGYAEPDLGRLTPFIGPPLKDMFMEYCGFEPEQADEAVKKYRERFSEKGMYENEIYEGIEDMLRTLKESGIRLGVATSKPWVFAEPILRHFGILDYFEFVTGSELSGERVQKSEVIEEALRRFGAGPEEKGNVFMVGDRKHDILGALKAGVNSVGVTYGYGGYEELSQAGAGHIVDTVEELTELLLKL is encoded by the coding sequence ATGGCACGGATAATCTTATTTGATCTGGACGGCACTCTTGCGGATCCGAAGGAAGGGATCACCAGATGTGTCCAGTATGGAATGGAGGCTTTGGGATATGCGGAGCCGGATCTCGGCCGGCTGACGCCGTTCATCGGGCCCCCGTTAAAGGACATGTTCATGGAATACTGCGGTTTTGAACCGGAGCAGGCGGATGAAGCCGTCAAGAAATACCGGGAGCGGTTTTCTGAAAAAGGAATGTATGAAAACGAGATTTATGAAGGTATAGAGGATATGCTAAGAACGCTTAAGGAATCGGGCATACGCCTGGGGGTTGCGACTTCCAAGCCCTGGGTATTCGCGGAACCGATTCTGAGGCATTTCGGAATCCTGGATTATTTTGAGTTTGTGACGGGGAGTGAACTGAGCGGCGAGCGTGTTCAGAAGAGTGAGGTCATCGAAGAGGCCTTAAGACGGTTCGGCGCAGGACCGGAAGAGAAAGGAAACGTCTTCATGGTAGGAGACAGGAAGCACGATATCCTCGGCGCATTGAAAGCCGGCGTGAATTCTGTGGGCGTCACATACGGATATGGAGGCTATGAAGAGCTTTCACAGGCAGGCGCCGGCCATATCGTCGATACGGTGGAAGAACTGACAGAACTTCTCTTAAAACTGTGA
- a CDS encoding PTS transporter subunit EIIC: MEQNKKKNIVTAVIDHISSCMAPVIPILVAGGLIKLLVIILTMTGALLEGSHTELVLSIIGDAPLYFLPFFLAYTASVHFHVNTVLAIGAVGAMMSPAFVELVSSAGKLSFAGIPLVKATYAYSTIPIILLIAAMIHVEKLVHKLMPKVLDDILSPLVILLLSSLLGILLIGPIGTLIGNFLSGIMVWLQAHAPVAAWALFAGLSPLFVITGTHWVFVAVALSQLGTFGMEDGVMVGFFILTLSQAGTCLAAFFRAKTSALKKLALSCAVTVFLTGVTEPPIYGVSLPYRRPLITSMIGASIAGAYQGLVTIHCYVYAFPGMPSFLMFADSGEPDNLMKAMIAAAISFAASFLLTLVFGGRFDGDSQTEEAVHA; this comes from the coding sequence ATGGAACAGAATAAAAAAAAGAACATTGTTACCGCGGTCATTGACCACATTTCCAGCTGTATGGCGCCAGTTATTCCCATTCTCGTGGCGGGAGGGCTGATTAAGCTTCTGGTCATTATCCTGACCATGACGGGAGCACTTTTGGAGGGCAGCCATACAGAACTTGTCCTGTCCATAATCGGAGACGCTCCCCTCTATTTCCTGCCTTTTTTCCTCGCATATACGGCTTCTGTCCATTTTCATGTGAACACAGTACTGGCCATAGGCGCCGTCGGAGCAATGATGAGCCCCGCCTTTGTGGAGCTGGTATCTTCAGCAGGGAAACTCTCTTTCGCGGGAATTCCCCTGGTGAAGGCTACCTATGCGTACAGCACCATTCCCATCATTCTGCTGATCGCGGCCATGATTCATGTGGAAAAGCTGGTACATAAATTAATGCCCAAGGTTCTGGACGATATTCTGTCTCCCCTGGTGATCCTGCTCCTATCCTCTTTGCTCGGCATCCTTTTGATCGGTCCCATCGGCACTCTGATCGGAAACTTTCTGTCCGGCATCATGGTATGGCTCCAGGCTCATGCGCCTGTGGCTGCCTGGGCTCTGTTTGCCGGCCTTTCTCCCCTCTTCGTCATCACCGGGACTCACTGGGTATTCGTCGCGGTGGCTCTCAGTCAACTGGGGACGTTCGGCATGGAAGACGGTGTCATGGTGGGATTTTTCATCCTTACGCTGTCACAGGCGGGCACCTGTCTGGCCGCTTTTTTCCGTGCTAAGACATCCGCTCTGAAAAAGCTGGCCTTGAGCTGCGCCGTCACAGTCTTTCTGACCGGCGTCACAGAACCGCCCATCTACGGCGTATCACTTCCGTACCGGCGGCCGCTGATCACCTCCATGATCGGAGCCTCCATCGCCGGCGCTTACCAGGGACTTGTCACGATCCACTGCTATGTATACGCCTTTCCGGGGATGCCGTCTTTCCTGATGTTTGCGGATTCCGGTGAACCGGACAATCTCATGAAAGCCATGATAGCCGCCGCCATAAGCTTCGCAGCATCCTTCCTCCTGACTCTTGTCTTCGGAGGCCGTTTCGATGGGGACAGCCAGACGGAAGAAGCCGTTCATGCCTAA
- a CDS encoding MATE family efflux transporter, with product MAKDMSVGKPFPTLFKFAMPMVLGNLFQQLYNVVDSMVVGNFVGEDALAAVGTTTAITFLFIAIAIGMGIGCSVVISQLFGAKNMDTMKLAIHTALISMLVLSVILSIFGLAAHEWILRSMKVPENIFADAAAYLRIYCMGLVFLFMYNILNSIFNALGESRFPLIFLTMSSILNVILDLYFVIGLHMGVPGVAWATLIAQGISAVLSFLVLIRSVRRIETIEKPALFSGHLLGQMFRLAVPTTIQQSIVSLGLVFVQGLVNSYGSVVIAGYTAATKIDTIAINPMVQVGNAVSTFTAQNMGAKKTERVKSGMCSGLIIASSISVSLAVILYFFGGAFIGAFMDSGKSAEAIGVGVHYMRVVSSFYVVMGTMNVFNGVLRGAGDVRVFMLATLCNFSVRVAGAHILAASPMGASGIWWAIPIGWIVGALISGSRFASGRWKTKKLAVTEE from the coding sequence ATGGCAAAGGATATGTCTGTGGGAAAACCGTTTCCTACTTTGTTCAAATTTGCAATGCCCATGGTGCTTGGGAATCTGTTTCAGCAGCTTTATAATGTGGTGGATTCCATGGTAGTGGGCAATTTCGTGGGTGAAGATGCCCTGGCGGCGGTCGGGACCACCACGGCAATCACATTTCTGTTTATCGCCATCGCCATCGGCATGGGTATCGGCTGTTCCGTGGTGATCTCCCAGCTGTTTGGGGCCAAGAATATGGATACGATGAAGCTGGCCATTCACACTGCGCTGATTTCCATGCTGGTGCTCAGCGTAATTTTGTCCATATTCGGTCTGGCGGCCCACGAATGGATTCTGAGATCTATGAAGGTGCCGGAAAATATTTTTGCGGATGCCGCCGCTTATCTGCGGATTTACTGCATGGGCCTGGTGTTTTTGTTCATGTATAATATCTTGAATTCCATTTTCAATGCTCTGGGGGAGTCAAGGTTCCCTCTTATCTTTCTGACCATGTCCTCCATCCTCAATGTGATACTGGACTTGTATTTTGTGATCGGGCTTCATATGGGAGTTCCGGGTGTGGCATGGGCGACGCTGATAGCCCAGGGGATTTCCGCAGTCCTTTCTTTTCTTGTTCTCATAAGGAGTGTGAGAAGGATTGAGACAATAGAAAAGCCGGCGCTGTTCAGCGGCCATCTGCTGGGGCAGATGTTCCGTCTGGCGGTCCCTACCACCATCCAGCAGTCCATTGTGTCGCTGGGGCTTGTATTTGTTCAGGGACTTGTGAACAGCTATGGTTCTGTCGTGATCGCAGGATATACGGCAGCCACCAAGATTGATACGATAGCCATCAATCCTATGGTACAGGTCGGAAACGCGGTGTCCACCTTTACGGCTCAGAATATGGGAGCCAAAAAAACGGAGAGGGTCAAGTCGGGGATGTGTTCCGGTCTTATCATAGCTTCCTCAATCTCTGTGTCCCTGGCGGTGATTCTGTATTTCTTCGGAGGAGCTTTTATAGGAGCTTTCATGGACAGCGGAAAGAGTGCGGAGGCCATAGGAGTAGGAGTCCATTATATGCGGGTGGTTTCTTCCTTTTACGTTGTGATGGGCACGATGAATGTCTTTAATGGAGTCCTCCGGGGGGCCGGCGATGTCCGGGTATTCATGCTCGCCACTCTGTGCAATTTTTCCGTCCGCGTGGCCGGTGCCCATATTTTGGCCGCTTCCCCTATGGGAGCCAGTGGAATCTGGTGGGCGATTCCCATCGGATGGATTGTGGGAGCTCTGATCTCTGGGAGCAGGTTTGCCAGCGGCAGGTGGAAGACTAAGAAATTGGCAGTTACGGAGGAATAA
- the rsmD gene encoding 16S rRNA (guanine(966)-N(2))-methyltransferase RsmD, whose translation MRVIAGTARRLPLKTLDGLDTRPTTDRIKETLFNMIQADVSGSRFLDLFSGSGSIGIEALSRGASECVFVEKNRKAAACIRENLSVTRLEEHAVLMECDVLTALRKLEDAGNEAFDIIYMDPPYGKDLERETLTCLSHSRLVDEVTLILVEASLDTDFSYLEDTIFTIVREKKYKTNKHVFISMKEL comes from the coding sequence ATGAGAGTGATAGCTGGGACAGCCAGGCGGCTGCCTTTGAAGACACTGGACGGACTGGATACCAGGCCGACTACAGACAGGATCAAAGAAACCCTTTTTAATATGATTCAGGCAGATGTGAGCGGCAGCCGGTTCCTGGATCTGTTTTCTGGGAGCGGTTCCATCGGCATTGAAGCTTTGAGCCGCGGGGCGTCGGAATGTGTTTTTGTAGAAAAGAATCGGAAAGCCGCTGCCTGTATCCGGGAGAATCTTTCTGTCACCCGTCTGGAGGAACACGCGGTGCTGATGGAATGTGACGTCCTCACCGCACTGCGGAAGCTGGAAGATGCGGGAAATGAGGCCTTTGACATCATATATATGGATCCGCCTTATGGAAAGGATTTGGAAAGAGAAACGCTGACCTGCTTAAGCCACTCCAGACTGGTGGATGAAGTCACGCTGATCCTTGTGGAAGCGTCTCTTGATACGGATTTTTCTTATCTGGAAGACACCATATTTACGATAGTACGTGAAAAGAAGTATAAGACCAATAAACATGTGTTTATTTCGATGAAAGAGCTATAA
- a CDS encoding DUF305 domain-containing protein: protein MSCRQPFSDVTKKYLCCFYEILEDMISEMTEAELTDSLSHNFIVQMIPHHRAAIEMSYNILQYTTSIPVQNIAQNIISDQTRSIENMQQILENCSGLCNSEQDLCLYDRHFRQITQTMFFQMQNACSDNNINADFMREMIPHHEGAVRMSKNVLNYSICRELVPILEAIITSQERGIQEMKRLLRCIGQ from the coding sequence ATGTCTTGCAGACAGCCATTCAGTGATGTTACCAAGAAATATCTGTGTTGTTTTTATGAAATACTGGAGGATATGATCTCGGAAATGACAGAAGCAGAGCTGACAGACAGCTTGTCTCATAACTTTATCGTACAGATGATTCCCCATCACCGGGCAGCCATTGAAATGTCGTATAATATTCTGCAGTATACGACCTCAATTCCTGTACAGAACATCGCTCAGAATATCATAAGCGATCAGACGAGAAGCATTGAAAATATGCAGCAGATATTGGAAAACTGCAGCGGGCTTTGTAATTCAGAACAGGATCTGTGCCTTTATGACAGGCATTTCCGGCAGATTACGCAGACCATGTTTTTTCAGATGCAAAATGCCTGTTCCGACAATAATATCAATGCTGATTTCATGAGAGAGATGATCCCCCACCACGAAGGTGCGGTCCGGATGTCGAAAAATGTACTTAACTATTCCATATGCCGGGAGCTTGTCCCGATTCTTGAAGCGATCATTACGTCACAGGAGCGAGGGATACAGGAGATGAAACGGCTGCTCCGGTGTATCGGGCAATAG